AATCGCAACTGTTCAAAACGGTTCGCAGTAACATTGGCAACCATGGAGAAGTGTTTTCACTACTGAGAGATCTGGATACAAATGTCAGGATATACCGCGACTTGCGAGACGCGGATGCCGGATCATGGCAGCCTCAGGACTTCCGGCACATTAAAAATCTTCAAATGTTCAATGTTCGTCAGCCGTTGCCATTGCTGCTGGCGGCATACAACCGTTTTGGCGAGAGCGACAGAGACACTTTCAGCCGCATACTGCGCCACATCAGCATTCTTTCGTTTCGCTACAATGTGATCTGCAACAGACCGCCCAATGAACAGGAGCGACTTTATAACAATGTGGCGGTAAAGATATCCGAAGAAAAACTGACCACCTACAACGACATTGCTAACTCGTTGAAGCCCTTGTATCCGGAAGATGACGAGTTTAAGGAGATATTTGCGCAGAAAACGCTTGACACAACAAGCCACCGCAACAAACGAGTGGTGCGCTACATTCTGTTTGAACTGGAGCGGCAAATGGGAAATTCAGACCCGGAATTTGAGAGCGATAAAATTAGCGTGGAGCATATTTTCCCTGAGAACCCCGAAGATGGCTGGGAACACATGGACAGTGTTGACGGCGAGCAGTATCTGTATCGGCTCGGTAATATGACTTTGCTGGAAACCGCCAAGAACAAAGACATAGGCAACAAAGAGTATGCCGCCAAGCGTGTAGCGTATGAAAGTAGCCAGTTCAGGTTGACTATTCAAACGGCTGAAAATTACAGCGAATGGAACAGAGACAAAGTCAACGCGCGACAGCGATGGATGGCAAGGCAGGCGTGTGGCATCTGGCAGGTCAACCATCAGGGCTAGAGGCACGGCCATGGCAAAAACCGACACTTCCGAACTCGGACTGGAACGCCTCATCTGCACAGCGCTCACCGGCGCCCCCTGCGACCCGCCCAAAGAAGCCACCGTAGGCGAGCCCCCCGAAAACTGCGGCGGCGCGGGCTGGAGTTGCGGCAATCCACACGACTATGACCGCGAGTATTGTGTTGATCTTGTTCAACTCTCCGCCTTTCTGCGCGCCACCCAGCCTGAAATTGCAGACTCTCTGGCGCTCAACGAAGACGGCCCGACACGGCGCAATTTTCTGGCGCGGCTGCAACGCGAAACAGACAAACGCGGAACCATTGATGTGTTGCGCCACGGAGTGAAGCACGGCGCGCATGACATAGACATCTTCTACGGCACACCTTCGGCGGATAATGAGAAAGCCAAGACACTTTTCAAACGAAACCGCTTTACCGTCACCCGTCAACTGAAATACAGCCGAGATGAAACCCGGCATGCGCTGGACTTGGGTCTATTCATCAACGGCCTGCCGGTGTTCACCTTTGAACTCAAGAACAACCTCACAAAACAGACGGTGGATGACGCGGTATGGCAATACAAAAAAGACCGCAACCCGCGTGAGAATCTCTTCAAACCCGGCCGTTGCGCGGCGCACTTCGCATTAGACGAGAACGAAGTGCGTTTTTGCACAAAACTTGAGGGCAAAGCGTCAAGATTTCTGCCCTTCAATCGCGGCTGGAATGACGGTGCGGGCAACCCGCCCAATACGGAAGGAATAAAGACGGATTACCTTTGGCGCGAAGTTCTAACCCGCGAGAGCCTGACTGGCATACTTGAGAACTATGCCCAGATACTTGAGAGCAAGGACGAGAAAACGGGAAAGAAAAAGCGAACCCAGATATGGCCCCGCTACCATCAGCTTGATGTGGTGCGCCGCCTGCTGACTGACACCATCGCGCACGGGGCGGGACGGAGATACCTCATACAGCATTCGGCGGGTAGCGGCAAGAGCAACTCAATAGCCTGGCTTGCCCATCAGTTGATAGATGCCCGGAAAGACAATAAAAACATCTTTGACTCCATCATCGTTGTTACAGACCGGCGCATCCTTGATCAACAGATTCAAAGCACTATCCGGCAGTACGCACAGATTAGAAGCACTGTGGGACACGCCAAAAACTCGGGCGACTTGCGCAAGTTCATTGAAGACGGCAAGAATATCATTATCTCAACCGTCCAGAAGTTCCCGTTCATTCTGGACGAGATAGGCAATGAGCATAGGGACCGCCGTTTTGCCATCATCATAGATGAGGCTCACTCCAGTCAGGGCGGGCGCACCAGTGCCGCCATATCCCGGGCTTTGTCCGAGGCGGGGGAAACAGAAGAAGAGGAAACTTACGAGGATCAGATCAACCGCCTGATGGAATCGCGCAAGTTTCTTTCAAACGCGAGTTACTTCGCGTTTACGGCAACGCCGAAAAATAAGACGCTTGAAATGTTCGGCGCGCCCGACCCTCCGTCGGCGGACGGGAAAATCAAACATCGCCCCTTCCACACCTACACGATGAAACAGGCCATTGAGGAGAATTTCATCCTTGATGTGCTCAGTCATTACACACCCGTGAGAAGTTACTACCACCTCCGCAAGACGGTCATAAACGACCCGGTGTATGATGCGAAGAAGGCCCAAAAGAAACTCCGCCGATATGTTGAGGGGCATGAGCATGCCATACGGCTCAAAGCCGAAATTATGGTTGACCATTTCCACGACCAGATTATTGCTCAGGCAAAAATTGGCGGACAGGCGCGGGCAATGGTGGTAACCGGCGGGGTTGAGCGCGCCATCCAGTATTTTCACGCCATCCGCGAGTGCTTGAATGACCGCAACAGCCGTTATCAAGCCATCATTGCCTTCTCCGGCGAACATGACTACGGGAACCAACGGGTAAGCGAAGTGTCGCTCAATGGGTTTCCGTCCAACAAGATTGCCGTAAAGATTCAGGAAGAGCCCTACAGATTCCTCATTTGCGCCGACAAATTTCAGACGGGTTACGATGAGCCATTGTTGCATACCATGTATGTGGACAAGCCCCTGTCAGATATTAAGGCGGTGCAGACGCTCTCGCGTCTCAACCGGGCGCATCCAAACAAGCATGATGTCTTCGTGCTGGACTTTCACAACGACACAGACACCATCCGCGAGGCGTTCGGGGACTTCTATCGCACGACAGTGCTTGCGGATGAAACCGACCCCAACAAGTTGCACGACTTGCAGGCGGATCTGGACAACGCGCATATTTACTCGGAGAGCCAAATAGATGATTTTGTCAAACGCTATCTTGTCGGCAATGACCGCGAC
This region of Candidatus Dadabacteria bacterium genomic DNA includes:
- a CDS encoding DUF262 domain-containing HNH endonuclease family protein, whose protein sequence is MASFNTTNQKFRAFMANGQTYTVPPFQRDYSWSHDEWNELWQDILESRMGSGESHYMGYLVLQSADDKQFQIIDGQQRITTLSILVLAAISHLNDLEDADGKNEQRAAQLRNSYIGYLDPVTLLPKSKLHLNRHNDNFYQSYLVPLGNIPKRGLNASNHLLRKAFDWFKEQIKRQTADSGEQVAQFIEDVVDKLFFTVITVTDELNAFKVFETLNARGVQLSSTDLLKNYLFSVVNSEKTDEKELDALARQWEGIVEQLGGGKFPEFMRTYWNSKNPLVRQSQLFKTVRSNIGNHGEVFSLLRDLDTNVRIYRDLRDADAGSWQPQDFRHIKNLQMFNVRQPLPLLLAAYNRFGESDRDTFSRILRHISILSFRYNVICNRPPNEQERLYNNVAVKISEEKLTTYNDIANSLKPLYPEDDEFKEIFAQKTLDTTSHRNKRVVRYILFELERQMGNSDPEFESDKISVEHIFPENPEDGWEHMDSVDGEQYLYRLGNMTLLETAKNKDIGNKEYAAKRVAYESSQFRLTIQTAENYSEWNRDKVNARQRWMARQACGIWQVNHQG
- a CDS encoding type I restriction endonuclease subunit R gives rise to the protein MAKTDTSELGLERLICTALTGAPCDPPKEATVGEPPENCGGAGWSCGNPHDYDREYCVDLVQLSAFLRATQPEIADSLALNEDGPTRRNFLARLQRETDKRGTIDVLRHGVKHGAHDIDIFYGTPSADNEKAKTLFKRNRFTVTRQLKYSRDETRHALDLGLFINGLPVFTFELKNNLTKQTVDDAVWQYKKDRNPRENLFKPGRCAAHFALDENEVRFCTKLEGKASRFLPFNRGWNDGAGNPPNTEGIKTDYLWREVLTRESLTGILENYAQILESKDEKTGKKKRTQIWPRYHQLDVVRRLLTDTIAHGAGRRYLIQHSAGSGKSNSIAWLAHQLIDARKDNKNIFDSIIVVTDRRILDQQIQSTIRQYAQIRSTVGHAKNSGDLRKFIEDGKNIIISTVQKFPFILDEIGNEHRDRRFAIIIDEAHSSQGGRTSAAISRALSEAGETEEEETYEDQINRLMESRKFLSNASYFAFTATPKNKTLEMFGAPDPPSADGKIKHRPFHTYTMKQAIEENFILDVLSHYTPVRSYYHLRKTVINDPVYDAKKAQKKLRRYVEGHEHAIRLKAEIMVDHFHDQIIAQAKIGGQARAMVVTGGVERAIQYFHAIRECLNDRNSRYQAIIAFSGEHDYGNQRVSEVSLNGFPSNKIAVKIQEEPYRFLICADKFQTGYDEPLLHTMYVDKPLSDIKAVQTLSRLNRAHPNKHDVFVLDFHNDTDTIREAFGDFYRTTVLADETDPNKLHDLQADLDNAHIYSESQIDDFVKRYLVGNDRDTLDPVLDSCVEAYISTLGEDGQVDFKSKAKAFVRTYGFLSSILPYTNAAWEKRSIFLNFLILKLPSPVEDDLSKGILGAIDMDSYRVEKKAMQEITPDDKDAEIDPVPVSGGGGKPEPELDTLSGILEEFNNLFGNIEWKNADRVRQLITETIPERVVEDTAYRNAQQNSDKQNAHIELVKALNRVMTELINDDSVLFKQFSDNQDFKRWMINTVFHLTYSKNRNPVAETGGE